In Pseudomonas sp. DNDY-54, a genomic segment contains:
- a CDS encoding DUF2388 domain-containing protein — MRRTLLAAITLSCIPVGAAMADSGFVRQILSSGATTASTYMTFRDDKLVAAAREDAGSFVASDGAIRGPYLEAMLQKVRSEQPQLQASDMQLANAILAAELQ; from the coding sequence ATGCGCAGAACACTACTGGCGGCAATCACCCTGAGTTGTATCCCCGTGGGCGCGGCGATGGCGGACAGCGGCTTCGTCCGGCAGATTCTGTCCTCAGGCGCGACGACCGCCTCCACCTACATGACATTCCGCGACGACAAATTAGTCGCCGCAGCGCGCGAGGACGCCGGCAGTTTCGTGGCCAGCGATGGCGCCATCCGTGGCCCTTATCTGGAAGCGATGCTGCAAAAAGTGCGCAGCGAACAGCCCCAGTTGCAAGCCAGCGACATGCAGTTGGCGAACGCCATCCTCGCCGCCGAACTGCAATAG
- a CDS encoding OsmC family protein, with amino-acid sequence MKKTASAVWQGDLKSGKGTISTESGALKDNPYGFNTRFEGAPGTNPEELIGAAHAGCFSMALSMMLGQAGLTAERIETKAEVTLDKDGEGFSITAIALTLNAKIPGTDDNQFQEIANKAKEGCPVSKVLNAKISLNATLES; translated from the coding sequence ATGAAAAAAACCGCATCCGCCGTCTGGCAAGGTGATCTGAAAAGCGGCAAAGGCACCATCAGCACCGAAAGCGGCGCCCTGAAGGACAACCCCTACGGCTTCAACACCCGTTTCGAGGGCGCCCCGGGCACCAACCCCGAGGAACTGATTGGCGCGGCCCATGCGGGCTGTTTCTCGATGGCGCTGTCGATGATGCTTGGACAAGCCGGTCTGACCGCCGAACGCATCGAAACCAAGGCGGAAGTCACGCTGGACAAGGATGGCGAAGGGTTCTCTATCACCGCTATCGCGCTGACGCTGAACGCCAAGATTCCCGGCACCGATGACAATCAGTTCCAGGAAATCGCCAACAAGGCAAAGGAAGGCTGCCCGGTTTCAAAAGTTCTGAATGCCAAAATCAGCCTGAACGCGACGCTTGAAAGCTGA
- a CDS encoding TRAP transporter substrate-binding protein: MKRRQILAAAGVGLAATALAGCNKEAETAAKSEGTASTEKFNWKMVTSWPKNFPGVGVGAENFAKLVNEMSNGRLTVKVYAAGELVPALEVFDAVSRGTAEMGHGAPYYWKGKVPAAQFFCALPFGPNAQEMNAWLHRGGGMELWEEVYKPYGVLPMACGATGVQTAGWFNKEINSVDDFNGLKMRTPGLGGEVLTKMGGTVVNMPAGEIFTALQTGAIDATEWIGPYNDLALGLHKASKYYYTPGWQEPNVTFELDVNLKAWETLPDDLKAIVRSAARAVNGDMLDDYNAKNMEALEQLREQGVEVRRLPDEVLARLKEVAAEVVDASAAADPVAAKVWEQQSAYLNRLYEYAELNEKDIYNIRG; this comes from the coding sequence ATGAAACGTCGTCAAATTCTGGCCGCCGCAGGCGTTGGCCTGGCCGCAACCGCACTGGCTGGTTGCAACAAGGAAGCCGAGACAGCCGCTAAATCCGAAGGCACCGCAAGCACAGAGAAATTCAACTGGAAGATGGTCACCTCCTGGCCGAAGAACTTTCCGGGCGTAGGGGTCGGTGCGGAAAATTTCGCCAAGTTGGTGAACGAGATGAGCAATGGCCGTTTAACGGTCAAGGTGTACGCCGCAGGCGAGTTGGTGCCGGCACTGGAAGTCTTCGATGCGGTCTCCCGCGGTACCGCGGAAATGGGTCATGGCGCTCCGTACTACTGGAAAGGCAAAGTGCCGGCAGCGCAATTCTTCTGCGCCCTGCCGTTCGGCCCCAATGCTCAGGAAATGAACGCCTGGCTGCACCGCGGCGGCGGCATGGAGCTGTGGGAAGAGGTCTACAAGCCTTACGGCGTACTGCCGATGGCCTGTGGCGCAACGGGCGTGCAGACCGCGGGCTGGTTCAACAAGGAAATCAATTCGGTCGATGACTTCAACGGCCTGAAAATGCGTACGCCTGGCCTGGGTGGTGAAGTGCTGACCAAGATGGGCGGGACCGTGGTCAACATGCCGGCCGGTGAGATCTTCACGGCGCTGCAGACCGGTGCCATTGACGCCACCGAGTGGATCGGCCCCTACAACGACCTAGCGCTCGGCCTGCACAAAGCCTCCAAGTACTACTACACACCGGGCTGGCAGGAGCCGAACGTCACCTTCGAACTGGACGTGAACCTGAAGGCCTGGGAGACCCTGCCAGATGACCTGAAGGCCATCGTCCGTTCCGCCGCCCGTGCGGTTAACGGCGATATGCTCGACGACTACAACGCCAAGAACATGGAAGCGTTGGAACAGCTTCGCGAGCAGGGGGTTGAAGTGCGCCGTCTGCCGGACGAAGTGCTGGCGCGGCTGAAGGAGGTGGCGGCTGAAGTGGTTGATGCGTCCGCGGCGGCAGATCCCGTGGCGGCGAAGGTTTGGGAACAGCAAAGTGCCTACCTCAACCGCTTGTATGAATACGCCGAGCTGAACGAGAAAGACATTTACAACATTCGCGGCTGA
- a CDS encoding TRAP transporter small permease subunit, with product MSKHAPPLLGLARGIDVVNARFGQACAWLTLFLVLGTAVVVVLRYGFGIGATALQEAVLYAHALVFMGAAAWVLQRNGHVRVDIFYQRFTPRYQALVEVLGTLLFLLPVCLFLGWASWDYVSNSWATLEGSSESGGLKFVYLQKSIILVLVVGLVLQGVSEIIKAAYTIAGRLPEQEVKHG from the coding sequence ATGTCGAAACACGCCCCTCCACTGCTCGGTCTCGCCAGGGGGATCGACGTAGTGAACGCTCGCTTTGGACAGGCCTGCGCCTGGCTCACCCTGTTTCTGGTCCTCGGCACCGCCGTGGTGGTTGTGCTGCGCTACGGTTTCGGCATCGGCGCAACCGCACTGCAGGAAGCTGTTCTCTACGCGCACGCGCTTGTATTCATGGGCGCGGCCGCCTGGGTTCTGCAGCGAAATGGCCACGTTCGCGTCGACATCTTCTACCAGCGATTCACCCCTCGCTACCAGGCCTTGGTCGAAGTACTTGGCACCCTTCTCTTTCTTCTGCCCGTTTGCCTGTTTCTCGGCTGGGCGAGCTGGGATTACGTCAGTAACTCCTGGGCAACCCTGGAAGGGTCCAGCGAATCGGGCGGCCTCAAGTTTGTTTACCTGCAGAAGAGCATCATCCTCGTGCTGGTTGTAGGTCTTGTGCTGCAGGGCGTTTCCGAAATCATCAAGGCCGCCTACACCATTGCCGGTCGCCTTCCCGAGCAGGAGGTGAAGCATGGCTGA
- a CDS encoding TRAP transporter large permease subunit, producing the protein MAELMAILLFVCICLALMAGYPVAFTLGGVSLLFAGLGIVTGTFDGGYLSALPNRLFGIMNNQTMLAVPLFVFMGVMLEKSRVAEDLLESMSRLFGTLRGGLAISVCVVGALLAASTGIVGATVVTMGLLALPTMLRRGYDPAISTGTLAATGTLGQIIPPSIVLVLLGDVMSSAYQQAQLKMGIFSPKTVSVGDLFVGALLPGLLLVGLYILYIIAVAVLQPKKLPALPQEELGPIEWGKLINALVPPLLLISAVLGSILAGYATPTEAAALGALGAMILAFYKGKLNFGQLREVAYGTTEISAMVFLILIGASLFSLVFRGFGGEALIEDVFAQLPGGVLGAFFLVMVVIFLLGFILDFIEITFVVVPIVGPVLLAMGLDPVWLGVMIALNLQTSFLTPPFGFALFYLRGVTPKSVPTSTIYKGVIPFILIQILLLVIAYQFPGLVTWLPEQVYGK; encoded by the coding sequence ATGGCTGAGTTGATGGCGATACTGTTGTTTGTCTGCATCTGCCTGGCCCTGATGGCCGGGTACCCCGTAGCCTTCACCCTCGGTGGCGTTTCGCTGCTTTTCGCTGGCCTGGGCATCGTCACCGGCACCTTCGATGGCGGCTACCTGAGCGCGCTGCCTAACCGGTTGTTCGGCATCATGAACAACCAGACGATGCTGGCGGTGCCCTTGTTCGTGTTCATGGGCGTGATGCTGGAAAAGAGCCGGGTCGCTGAAGACCTGCTCGAGTCCATGTCGCGCCTGTTCGGCACCCTCCGCGGTGGCTTGGCCATCTCCGTGTGCGTGGTTGGCGCACTGCTTGCTGCCAGTACCGGCATCGTCGGTGCCACGGTCGTGACCATGGGGTTACTGGCGCTGCCAACAATGCTGCGCCGCGGATATGATCCGGCCATCTCCACCGGAACGCTCGCCGCCACCGGCACCCTGGGCCAGATCATTCCACCGTCGATCGTACTGGTATTGCTCGGCGACGTGATGTCCAGCGCCTACCAGCAAGCCCAGCTGAAAATGGGCATTTTCTCGCCCAAAACCGTCTCGGTAGGTGATCTGTTTGTCGGTGCACTCCTGCCCGGCCTGCTACTGGTCGGTCTGTACATCCTCTACATCATCGCCGTGGCGGTCCTCCAACCGAAGAAACTGCCTGCCCTCCCGCAGGAAGAACTCGGCCCGATCGAATGGGGCAAATTGATCAATGCGCTGGTCCCTCCGCTGTTGCTGATCAGCGCCGTGCTCGGCTCGATCCTGGCGGGTTATGCCACGCCGACCGAAGCGGCTGCCCTTGGTGCGCTGGGCGCAATGATCCTGGCGTTCTATAAAGGCAAACTGAACTTCGGCCAGTTGCGCGAAGTGGCCTATGGCACTACCGAAATCAGCGCCATGGTCTTTCTGATCCTCATCGGTGCATCGCTGTTCTCGCTGGTGTTCCGCGGGTTCGGCGGCGAAGCGCTGATCGAGGACGTGTTCGCTCAGTTGCCCGGCGGCGTCCTCGGTGCCTTCTTCCTGGTGATGGTGGTGATTTTCCTGCTGGGCTTTATCTTGGACTTCATCGAAATCACCTTCGTGGTGGTGCCGATAGTCGGTCCGGTGCTGTTGGCCATGGGGCTGGACCCGGTATGGCTCGGCGTGATGATCGCCCTGAACCTGCAGACGTCCTTCCTCACGCCGCCCTTCGGTTTCGCCCTGTTCTACCTACGCGGCGTGACACCGAAATCCGTGCCCACCAGCACCATTTACAAGGGCGTAATCCCCTTCATTCTGATCCAGATCCTGCTGCTGGTGATCGCCTACCAGTTCCCCGGCCTGGTCACCTGGCTGCCGGAGCAGGTATACGGCAAATAG
- a CDS encoding methyltransferase, giving the protein MPIPSASYSQLAERFQQLDAFLLQHQALWRPRPFTHQHLAWEADHPQLAQWLRGRSLEHAEAAHNHPDRLRAPAPFPQLAAQATALSVVDELPTSPNPSTDARQSVDVPGRKWQQIQAFGSALRFNQRPQHWLDWCAGKGHLGRQLANRGGGLTCLEWDPALVAAGTRLSERLGINAAHHQQDVMEDGTFAYLDPTVTPVALHACGELHVRLINLGITRGCRQLAIAPCCYNRIQADRYQPLSQLAAASALELSRDDLGLPLSETVTAGARERRQRDHSMAWRLGFDLLQRDLRGENDYLPTPSLPSSWLKKRFEDYCRDLAALKGLPDPPALDWIALEQRGWQRLAEVRNLELVRGLFRRPLEVWLLLDRALLLAENGYAVRLGTFCATQLTPRNLMLIAELDHRRANT; this is encoded by the coding sequence ATGCCCATCCCGTCCGCCAGCTACTCACAACTAGCCGAACGTTTTCAGCAGCTCGATGCCTTTCTGCTGCAGCATCAGGCGCTGTGGCGACCCCGTCCGTTCACCCACCAGCATCTGGCCTGGGAAGCGGATCATCCGCAGCTGGCTCAATGGCTGCGCGGCCGCTCGCTGGAGCACGCCGAAGCGGCACACAACCATCCCGACCGTCTTAGGGCACCCGCTCCGTTTCCGCAGCTGGCCGCCCAAGCGACGGCGCTGAGTGTGGTTGACGAGCTGCCCACATCACCGAACCCAAGCACCGATGCCCGACAGTCTGTCGACGTACCCGGCCGGAAGTGGCAGCAAATCCAAGCATTCGGCTCGGCGCTACGCTTCAATCAACGTCCGCAGCATTGGCTCGACTGGTGCGCCGGCAAAGGCCATCTGGGACGGCAGTTGGCCAATCGCGGCGGCGGGCTGACCTGCCTCGAATGGGATCCGGCACTGGTCGCAGCCGGCACGCGCCTCAGCGAGCGGCTGGGCATCAACGCAGCGCATCATCAACAAGACGTGATGGAGGACGGCACGTTTGCATACCTCGACCCGACCGTCACCCCCGTGGCGCTGCACGCCTGCGGTGAGCTGCATGTTCGGCTGATCAATCTGGGGATCACGAGGGGTTGCCGCCAGTTGGCGATCGCCCCCTGCTGCTACAACCGCATCCAGGCCGACCGCTATCAACCCTTGTCTCAGCTCGCCGCAGCCTCGGCACTCGAGCTGTCCCGAGATGATCTTGGCCTGCCACTCAGCGAAACGGTCACAGCTGGCGCCCGCGAGCGACGGCAGCGCGACCACTCCATGGCCTGGCGCCTGGGCTTCGACCTGCTCCAGCGCGACCTACGCGGTGAAAACGACTACCTGCCAACCCCCTCGCTACCGAGCAGCTGGCTCAAGAAACGTTTCGAGGATTACTGCCGCGACCTGGCAGCGCTGAAAGGGCTACCCGACCCACCCGCGCTGGACTGGATCGCGCTTGAGCAACGCGGCTGGCAACGGCTGGCCGAAGTGCGCAACCTGGAACTGGTACGCGGCCTATTCCGGCGTCCGCTAGAAGTCTGGTTACTGCTCGACCGCGCCCTGCTGCTGGCCGAAAACGGTTACGCGGTACGCCTGGGCACATTCTGCGCAACCCAGTTGACCCCGCGAAATCTGATGCTGATTGCAGAGCTCGATCATCGCCGCGCAAACACATGA
- a CDS encoding helix-turn-helix domain-containing protein codes for MTSSTHNPDYQLLLGVLRTVRKRLGVSQITLAERLGNTQTFVSKCERGERRVDVVELIEIAEALGVPPLELIEEFLQRRSAGKSPKTKKATKQNA; via the coding sequence ATGACGAGTTCAACCCACAATCCCGATTATCAATTGCTGCTTGGCGTCCTACGGACTGTCAGGAAGCGGCTGGGTGTCTCCCAGATAACCCTAGCCGAGCGACTCGGGAATACTCAGACGTTTGTGTCCAAATGCGAGCGCGGCGAACGTCGAGTGGATGTCGTTGAGCTGATCGAAATTGCGGAAGCCCTTGGCGTGCCTCCGCTCGAATTGATCGAAGAATTTCTGCAGAGGCGCAGCGCAGGTAAATCCCCCAAAACCAAGAAGGCGACGAAGCAGAACGCTTAG
- a CDS encoding DNA cytosine methyltransferase has translation MQKRRFVSLFSGGMGLDLGLEKAGFEPILCNEIDSMAVETVRLNKPSLPVLACSVENITGEQVRELSGLGRAPLDLLAGGPPCQSFSVYGNRKGIHDGRGKMLFEYLRMVQELQPKVFIMENVRGLHSMPLIPSNLVSDVEGAEPWMAEKGSLVRELIREFEQIGYRVDGFLVNSVNYGAPQIRERLILVGNRFGLKAAFPQPTHSNRPADKLQQFKTLRDAIGPKFTDPDPSLMNFSPRKLGYLKMVPPGGNWRSLPVEIQKESMGKSWYLKGGRSATWRRLSWDYPSPTVVTMPNHASTSMCHPDDVRALTVGECAAIQEFPSEWKFSGRTSDKYKQIGNAVPLRLGEMAGRCADNLLTRIDELGRDANPDVGVKIPSGIEHLRSHVRTKRYWHNGQALAGDHGYYPEEEGDFEVEEQAQLPLV, from the coding sequence ATGCAAAAGCGACGATTCGTATCATTGTTTAGCGGTGGCATGGGGTTGGACCTCGGCTTAGAAAAAGCGGGTTTCGAGCCCATCCTGTGCAATGAAATTGACAGCATGGCGGTGGAAACGGTCAGGCTCAACAAACCGAGTCTTCCCGTCCTAGCATGCAGTGTCGAAAACATTACCGGGGAGCAGGTTCGCGAGTTATCTGGGCTAGGGCGCGCGCCCCTTGACCTCCTGGCCGGGGGACCGCCATGCCAAAGTTTTAGTGTTTATGGAAATCGAAAGGGAATCCATGACGGCAGAGGGAAAATGTTATTCGAATACTTACGGATGGTGCAGGAACTGCAGCCGAAAGTATTCATCATGGAAAACGTCCGTGGGCTCCACTCTATGCCTCTTATTCCGTCTAACTTAGTTTCCGATGTCGAGGGAGCAGAGCCGTGGATGGCAGAAAAAGGCAGCTTAGTTCGCGAGTTAATACGGGAATTCGAACAGATTGGGTATCGAGTTGATGGTTTCCTAGTTAATTCTGTTAACTACGGAGCACCTCAAATACGGGAGCGCCTCATCCTGGTTGGTAACAGGTTCGGGCTGAAAGCAGCCTTTCCCCAGCCTACTCACAGTAACCGTCCGGCTGATAAGCTCCAGCAATTCAAAACCCTTAGGGACGCCATTGGGCCGAAGTTCACTGATCCCGATCCCAGCCTTATGAATTTTAGCCCTCGTAAACTTGGCTATCTCAAAATGGTGCCCCCCGGAGGCAATTGGCGCAGCCTCCCAGTTGAAATTCAAAAAGAATCAATGGGCAAGAGTTGGTATCTAAAGGGAGGGCGTAGTGCTACCTGGCGCCGCCTGTCGTGGGATTACCCATCACCCACAGTAGTGACGATGCCAAATCACGCTTCAACCAGCATGTGTCACCCTGACGATGTTCGAGCTTTAACCGTGGGCGAATGCGCAGCAATCCAAGAATTCCCTAGCGAATGGAAGTTTTCTGGCCGCACCTCCGATAAATATAAGCAGATTGGTAACGCCGTACCGTTAAGGCTCGGCGAAATGGCCGGTCGATGTGCCGATAACTTGCTTACGCGAATCGATGAGTTGGGTCGGGATGCCAATCCGGACGTTGGTGTAAAAATTCCTTCAGGGATAGAGCACTTACGATCACATGTTAGGACGAAAAGATACTGGCATAACGGCCAGGCGCTTGCAGGTGATCACGGCTACTACCCTGAGGAAGAGGGCGACTTTGAGGTAGAGGAGCAGGCTCAGCTCCCCTTGGTCTAA
- a CDS encoding bifunctional DNA primase/polymerase, translating into MESDNPTIESQSHSATSAAQRTPSFDVDGLIAAGLQLIPLHKWDAVDNRGRARGKTPRDGAWQAKEYDSVAVLAEATRTGRNIGVRLPDSVVVLDVDPRNFPDGRDSLAEFVEAHGLDLMLASHVITGSGGDHYYFKKPADVAVVDSLEDFPGLEFKSLGRQVVAPGSVHPCGERYKWDDFAPRPSEMQSLPSRILDLIRRPARAHGQAAGLGDLSPEQLAAALEFLDVEDFKEESHWRTLMMACHHATNGEGRQEFIDWSTQDPDYQDDAWIIGRRWDSLHSNPSGGRRGRPVTIKFLHKVVQEAGGHIAHPDPEDEFEPWLEESLGEGVDDAELRAEPKAEGLDGIIQELNGKHYAVLDSGFQIITEEADPIFNGRVRYQRLSKSDFRSMYENRLTEVNNKLMSVADVWLKSPKRRQYKGIIFDPSRDHDGWLNMWQGWAYDPKEGNWSLLRQLVLEVLVDGVEEHYEYVLNWMAFLFQHPEKVAEVAIAFRGEKGTGKGTLGRTLHDIAGASGLHISSPGHLTGRFNSHLQNCVCLFADEAFWAGNKEGEAVLKQLVTEPTITYEGKGRDAVNGRNHVHIVMASNNDWVVPAGMDGERRFAVFNVNTNRKGDKAFFDALNKQLENGGRAAFLHDMLKRDIGNWHPRDNVPQTEALAEQKMMSQSAEESWWDDLLESGKLPGYAIADDDPPWHESAVEVDKDELHRDYLAYAKSIGARPRTKAGLAMKIKKKAGIGERQVVLEDGRRVWRWVLPGLSDARAIWAKATGKEE; encoded by the coding sequence ATGGAGAGCGACAATCCAACTATCGAATCGCAGAGCCATAGTGCGACCTCTGCCGCTCAACGAACACCATCATTCGACGTCGATGGGCTGATCGCAGCGGGTCTTCAGCTTATCCCTCTACATAAGTGGGATGCCGTAGATAATCGCGGCCGTGCTCGTGGCAAGACGCCTCGCGATGGGGCTTGGCAAGCGAAGGAATACGACTCTGTTGCCGTGTTGGCTGAAGCCACCAGAACGGGAAGAAATATCGGCGTTCGCTTGCCCGACTCGGTGGTGGTGCTGGATGTTGATCCTCGAAATTTTCCCGACGGTCGTGACTCTCTTGCAGAGTTTGTAGAAGCCCACGGTCTGGACCTGATGCTGGCTTCGCATGTGATTACAGGCTCAGGTGGCGATCACTACTACTTCAAAAAGCCTGCCGACGTCGCTGTGGTCGATAGCCTGGAGGACTTTCCTGGGCTGGAGTTTAAATCGTTGGGAAGACAAGTCGTCGCCCCAGGCTCCGTGCATCCTTGTGGCGAGCGTTACAAGTGGGACGACTTCGCGCCCAGACCCAGCGAAATGCAAAGCCTACCCAGCCGGATACTGGATCTGATCCGTCGCCCGGCCAGGGCCCATGGACAGGCGGCAGGGCTCGGTGATCTCTCCCCTGAGCAGCTCGCGGCTGCCCTGGAGTTTCTTGATGTCGAGGATTTCAAGGAAGAGAGCCATTGGCGAACCTTGATGATGGCTTGCCATCACGCAACGAACGGTGAAGGTCGGCAGGAATTCATCGACTGGTCGACCCAAGACCCTGATTACCAAGACGATGCTTGGATCATTGGTCGCCGATGGGATTCGCTTCATTCGAATCCAAGCGGAGGGCGTCGCGGTCGCCCTGTGACAATCAAGTTCCTCCATAAAGTAGTGCAGGAAGCAGGGGGGCACATTGCCCACCCAGACCCAGAGGACGAGTTCGAACCGTGGCTAGAAGAAAGCCTGGGCGAAGGCGTGGACGACGCCGAATTGCGCGCAGAGCCAAAGGCCGAAGGTCTGGATGGGATCATCCAAGAGCTGAATGGAAAGCACTATGCGGTCTTGGATAGCGGTTTCCAGATCATTACTGAGGAAGCCGACCCAATCTTCAACGGGCGCGTACGTTACCAGCGTCTATCCAAAAGTGACTTCAGGTCCATGTATGAGAACAGGCTGACCGAGGTCAATAACAAGCTGATGTCTGTCGCCGATGTCTGGTTGAAGAGCCCTAAACGTCGCCAGTACAAGGGGATCATTTTCGATCCATCGAGAGACCACGACGGCTGGCTCAACATGTGGCAGGGCTGGGCCTACGACCCCAAAGAAGGCAACTGGTCGCTGTTACGCCAGCTGGTTCTGGAAGTGCTGGTGGATGGTGTCGAAGAACACTATGAATATGTCCTCAACTGGATGGCGTTCCTTTTCCAGCATCCCGAGAAGGTCGCTGAGGTTGCCATCGCGTTCCGCGGCGAAAAAGGCACAGGGAAAGGGACGCTGGGGCGCACCCTCCATGACATCGCAGGTGCAAGCGGGCTCCACATCAGCTCACCCGGCCACCTAACGGGGCGCTTCAACTCCCACCTCCAGAACTGTGTATGTCTGTTTGCAGACGAAGCGTTCTGGGCTGGAAATAAAGAAGGCGAGGCCGTACTCAAGCAATTGGTTACCGAGCCGACGATCACTTACGAGGGCAAGGGTCGAGACGCTGTTAACGGAAGAAACCACGTTCACATTGTCATGGCGTCGAACAACGACTGGGTAGTTCCTGCTGGCATGGATGGGGAGCGCCGCTTCGCAGTTTTCAATGTGAACACCAACCGTAAGGGTGACAAAGCCTTCTTCGATGCCCTGAATAAACAGCTCGAAAACGGAGGTCGCGCCGCCTTTTTGCACGACATGCTGAAGCGTGACATTGGCAACTGGCACCCTCGGGATAACGTTCCTCAAACCGAAGCGCTAGCCGAGCAAAAGATGATGAGCCAGAGCGCCGAGGAGTCCTGGTGGGATGATCTGTTGGAGTCGGGAAAATTGCCTGGTTATGCGATTGCAGATGACGATCCGCCGTGGCACGAGTCTGCGGTGGAGGTGGATAAAGACGAGCTGCACCGCGACTACCTTGCCTACGCCAAGTCGATCGGAGCGAGACCGAGAACAAAGGCGGGACTCGCCATGAAGATCAAAAAGAAAGCGGGCATTGGAGAGCGTCAGGTTGTGCTCGAAGATGGTCGCCGCGTATGGAGGTGGGTTCTGCCAGGGCTGAGCGACGCCCGTGCCATTTGGGCGAAGGCAACAGGCAAGGAGGAGTAG
- a CDS encoding integrase family protein, protein MKVKITQALVERVAPAENGKTTLYADLELRGFYLIISKTKKGFYVQSLVNGKQVRVKLGDHPSLTAKAARELAMQKLVSMRSGANPNEEKRKARVKGMTLRQAMEMHLAAKKLSPRTDEGYRYLMSQYLSDWLDKPLMDIGANRASVRERHKSITTKNGAPVADGTFRVFRALYNRGLREHPDLPPNPASNIDFHGLKRRKVEASADQLKEWGRAVLQLNPVRRDLHLFLLLSGMRKTAACEARLEHIHDGFIHIPNPKGGAERAFDLPLSGPLKALLAHRAVHSPRMHRKHPWVFASDSKSGHVSEVKQPELNGLAGHALRHLYASLAVQAGVPLLELKYLLNHAANNVTMGYINIGVEHLRPYQEKASSYILAALGLDWTEGTWPPTALEAQSAAETQQSGLLRQPVLHVVPNTLTHSSPDQTEAVTAA, encoded by the coding sequence ATGAAAGTCAAAATCACCCAGGCTTTGGTCGAGCGTGTCGCCCCTGCCGAGAACGGCAAGACCACCCTTTATGCCGATCTTGAGCTTCGAGGCTTCTATCTAATCATCAGCAAAACCAAGAAAGGCTTCTATGTCCAGAGCTTGGTCAACGGTAAACAGGTGAGGGTCAAGTTGGGCGACCACCCTTCCTTAACGGCAAAAGCAGCTCGCGAGCTTGCCATGCAGAAATTGGTTTCCATGCGTAGCGGTGCCAACCCAAACGAGGAAAAGCGCAAGGCTCGTGTGAAGGGCATGACGCTCAGGCAGGCAATGGAAATGCACCTTGCTGCCAAAAAGCTATCGCCTCGTACAGATGAAGGTTATCGCTACCTGATGAGCCAGTACCTGAGCGACTGGTTAGATAAGCCCTTGATGGATATTGGCGCAAACAGGGCGTCGGTAAGGGAGCGGCATAAAAGCATCACCACAAAAAACGGAGCACCAGTGGCTGATGGGACGTTTCGAGTATTCAGGGCCCTCTACAACCGTGGCCTTCGAGAGCATCCCGATCTGCCACCAAACCCCGCCTCGAACATCGACTTCCATGGATTGAAACGGCGGAAAGTGGAAGCGAGCGCTGATCAATTGAAGGAGTGGGGTAGGGCTGTTCTCCAGTTGAATCCAGTGCGCCGCGATCTTCATTTGTTCCTGCTGCTCAGCGGCATGCGTAAAACAGCAGCCTGCGAAGCTCGGCTAGAACATATCCATGACGGGTTTATCCATATCCCGAACCCCAAGGGTGGCGCAGAGCGGGCGTTCGACTTGCCGCTGTCGGGTCCGTTGAAAGCGCTACTCGCCCACAGGGCAGTCCATTCACCTCGCATGCATCGAAAGCACCCATGGGTCTTCGCCTCCGACTCGAAGTCTGGTCATGTATCAGAGGTGAAGCAGCCAGAGCTCAACGGACTGGCGGGCCATGCCCTTCGACATCTATATGCATCATTGGCCGTACAAGCAGGGGTGCCGTTGCTTGAGCTGAAGTACCTACTGAACCACGCTGCCAATAACGTGACCATGGGCTACATCAACATTGGGGTGGAGCACTTGAGGCCATACCAAGAAAAGGCATCGAGCTACATTCTGGCAGCGCTTGGCCTTGATTGGACTGAAGGAACCTGGCCTCCGACTGCTTTAGAAGCTCAATCAGCCGCCGAAACGCAGCAATCTGGCTTGCTCAGGCAGCCCGTGTTGCACGTAGTACCGAATACGCTGACGCATAGCAGTCCGGATCAAACCGAAGCGGTGACGGCGGCCTGA